From the genome of Aspergillus fumigatus Af293 chromosome 1, whole genome shotgun sequence, one region includes:
- a CDS encoding phosphatidate cytidylyltransferase, whose translation MIRQALFAKTQSGSYMRLRSLYPSIPRWSQARHSLRSFSNESRSRSSIDTFLPSGNQDSLTRSSNHPGHGPWTPSQSTASFSTSSSLSEPADWDENPNLSISTFSELPSKDFGVNQHMIINQEFKEALRQILWQFRAPIRYAFAYGSGVFPQSGSAAGSSQCHPSAPAAIQNMQQGKGKMIDFIFGVSYTQHWHALNLSQHRDHYSALGSTGSYMVSQVQDRFGAGVYFNPYVTVNGTLIKYGVVNLDTLCRDLSQWDTLYLAGRLQKPVKILRDHPRVRLANQINLLSAVRVALLLLPAEFSEFELYTTIAGISYMGDLRMSLPAEDPRKVRNIVSGQMAHFRRLYAPLIENLPNVTFNDRRCTEEDWIDDPNANVRLTQDMDPVKRGNMVRRLPESFKQKLYFQYQSRFEIPQVEFNKMMKESSDSDSEVVRRRQGGPFEQRIAADENLKKEIQASITKTIRWPSTVQTIKGLFTSGISRTWRYLSEKQSKYRTSGRKAKASSEESPSSKHE comes from the coding sequence ATGATCCGCCAGGCTCTTTTTGCAAAGACTCAGTCGGGTTCTTACATGCGTTTACGGTCTCTTTACCCGTCAATCCCGCGATGGTCCCAAGCCCGGCATTCTTTACGCTCTTTTTCCAATGAGTCTCGTTCGCGTTCATCAATCGATACCTTCTTACCCTCCGGTAACCAAGATTCCTTAACAAGAAGCTCCAATCATCCCGGCCATGGTCCCTGGACGCCGTCGCAATCTACAGCGTCGTTctctacctcctcctcgctctcTGAGCCAGCGGATTGGGACGAGAATCCAAATCTTTCAATCTCTACCTTTTCAGAATTACCGTCTAAAGACTTTGGCGTCAACCAGCATATGATCATTAATCAAGAGTTCAAAGAGGCCTTGCGTCAGATTCTGTGGCAGTTCCGCGCTCCGATCCGATATGCTTTCGCCTATGGTTCCGGTGTCTTCCCTCAGTCCGGCAGTGCAGCCGGGTCCAGTCAATGTCACCCATCGGCCCCGGCAGCGATTCAGAATATGCAGCAGGGCAAGGGCAAGATGATTGATTTTATCTTTGGAGTATCATATACTCAGCATTGGCACGCACTGAACCTGAGTCAACACCGTGACCATTACTCTGCATTGGGGTCTACCGGGTCTTATATGGTTTCCCAGGTACAAGACAGATTTGGGGCAGGCGTATACTTCAATCCTTACGTGACGGTTAATGGTACGCTGATCAAATACGGAGTCGTGAACCTCGATACCCTGTGTAGGGATCTTAGTCAATGGGACACATTGTATCTCGCCGGACGGTTACAGAAACCAGTGAAGATCCTGCGCGACCACCCCAGGGTGCGCTTAGCCAACCAGATTAACCTCCTGTCTGCGGTCCGGGTAGCGCTGCTGCTATTGCCAGCCGAGTTCAGCGAATTCGAGCTCTACACCACTATCGCGGGGATCAGCTATATGGGAGACCTTCGTATGTCACTACCGGCGGAGGACCCCCGGAAAGTGCGGAATATCGTCTCGGGCCAAATGGCGCACTTCCGGCGGCTATATGCACCTCTCATTGAGAATCTTCCCAACGTCACATTCAACGACAGGCGCTGCACGGAAGAAGATTGGATCGACGACCCCAATGCGAATGTCCGTCTTACACAGGACATGGACCCAGTGAAGCGGGGCAATATGGTACGCCGGTTACCCGAATCATTCAAGCAGAAGTTGTACTTCCAGTATCAGTCTCGATTTGAAATACCCCAAGTCGAGTTCAACAaaatgatgaaggagagcagcgacagcgactCGGAAGTAGTGCGACGGAGGCAGGGCGGTCCATTCGAACAACGGATCGCGGCTGATGAGAACCTCAAAAAGGAAATACAGGCGTCAATAACGAAAACGATACGTTGGCCAAGTACCGTTCAGACCATCAAGGGTTTGTTTACTTCAGGGATCAGCAGAACCTGGCGCTATTTGAGCGAAAAGCAAAGCAAGTACAGAACCTCAGGCCGGAAAGCTAAAGCTTCATCCGAGgagtctccttcttcgaaGCACGAATAG
- a CDS encoding DUF409 domain protein, whose translation MASSSPSISLPMVSAFEPAVHWRTNNYPALQKTGAVDYAFREHVAGIIIAHAAHGLSVLVLYCLGCAIFSGRKGRMLAFIAACLHIFSPAGLFLSAPYGESTYALLSFTGYFLFVQSFSPSGASTSLKDALIPLAGILCGLATTVRSNGILNGLLFLEEAIRALYSLTGAITFAKFRRLLAVGVAGICTALGFVVPQYIAYRDFCINYPFTGHDEPRIWCRRTLPSISSFVQDHYWNNGFLRYWTVSNIPLFALASPMLAIMTYSALWTLNVESGRLTGAGRLLRSLAAPQLILAALTFSKHHVQIITRMSSGYPVWYF comes from the exons ATGGCTTCATCAAGCCCATCAATTTCTTTGCCAATGGTGAGCGCCTTTGAGCCCGCTGTACACTGGCGGACTAATAATTATCCAGCTCTCCAAAAGACAGGCGCTGTAGACTACGCTTTTAGGGAGCACGTCGCTGGTATTATCATAGCTCATGCAGCTCATGGCCTGTCGGTACTAGTCCTCTATTGTCTGGGGTGTGCCATTTTTTCCGGAAGAAAGGGTCGCATGCTCGCGTTCATCGCAGCGTGCTTACATATATTCTCACCTGCAGGACTTTTCCTTTCAGCTCCGTACGGGGAGAGTACCTACGCACTCTTGAGCTTCACTGGCTACTTTCTCTTCGTTCAGAGCTTCAGCCCATCGGGGGCTTCTACCAGTCTCAAAGATGCTCTTATTCCGCTAGCTGGTATCCTGTGCGGATTAGCTACGACGGTTCGCAGCAATGGGATCCTCAACggccttctcttcctcgaggAAGCAATCCGAGCGCTGTATTCCTTGACCGGGGCTATAACCTTCGCGAAATTTCGCCGGCTACTCGCCGTTGGCGTGGCTGGTATCTGCACCGCTCTTGGTTTTGTGGTCCCGCAATACATCGCTTACCGGGATTTCTGCATCAATTACCCCTTTACGGGCCATGATGAACCAAGGATATGGTGTCGTAGGACCCTTCCGAGTATCTCCAGCTTCGTCCAGGACCATTATTG GAACAATGGTTTTCTTCGGTATTGGACTGTGTCCAATATCCCCCTGTTCGCCTTGGCCAGTCCAATGCTGGCAATCATGACTTATTCTGCCCTTTGGACTCTCAACGTTGAATCAGGCAGGCTGACAGGAGCAGGCCGCCTGTTGCGTAGCCTGGCGGCTCCCCAGCTCATCCTGGCTGCCTTGACATTTTCAAAACATCATGTTCAGATCATTACCCGCATGTCTTCGGGCTATCCCGTGTGGTATTTCTAA
- a CDS encoding DNA-directed RNA polymerase core subunit RPB5: MDEEYTSSAEADREMTRLWRTWRTVFEMLADRGYEVTEEEIQIPLDEFRQKYADPVGFPDRTKMKISARPTAAMQAKYTPLPTPANPDPQPDCGTIYVEFCADSTGVGTKQVRAFNHFVDENNFHTGVFITQTPISPSAVRLLSGIPGRICEHFQEQDLLVNITRHELVPKHVLLSPEEKKNLLQRYRLKESQLPRIQVSDPVARYLGLRRGQVVKIIRKSETAGRYASYRWVI; encoded by the exons ATGGATGAAGAATACACCAGCTCTGCGGAGGCCGACCGCGAGATGACCAGACTTTGGCGAACCTGGAGGACGGTATTTGAGATGCTGGCGGATCGG GGGTACGAAGtcacagaagaagagattCAAATTCCCCTAGATGAATTTAGACAGAAATATGCGGATCCTGTGGGATTTCCTGA CCGCACCAAGATGAAAATCAGCGCTCGTCccacagcagccatgcaAGCCAAATACACACCTTTGCCCACCCCCGCCAACCCAGACCCTCAACCTGACTGTGGTACTATCTATGTTGAGTTCTGTGCCGATTCCACCGGTGTCGGTACTAAGCAAGTTCGAGCATTCAATCACTTTGTTGATGAGAACAACTTCCACACCGGAGTCTTCATCACTCAGACGCCAATCTCCCCATCTGCCGTGCGCCTACTGAGTGGTATTCCCGGTCGTATCTGTGAGCATTTCCAGGAGCAGGATTTACTAGTCAACATCACCCGTCACGAATTGGTTCCCAAACATGTCCTGCTGAgcccagaggagaagaagaatttgCTCCAACGGTATCGACTGAAGGAGTCGCAACTGCCTCGTATCCAGGTCTCTGATCCTGTTGCGAGGTACTTGGGTTTGCGACGGGGACAGGTCGTCAAGATTATCCGAAAGAGTGAAACCGCCGGTCGCTATGCCAGTTATCGCTGGGTAATTTAA
- the bfr1 gene encoding putative nuclear segregation protein (Bfr1), translating into MAAAANAAPATEQKARPTKPNEEAFKADLAQAEKEHAAVQEKLNQIKAKIESAKPNNQDSPSAKRQQELRAELSSIRQKQQGFKASRTSTQEKINALELTLKARITEQNNSRTRMPFKNVEDIDREIARLEKQVDSGTLRLVDERKALSDISTLRKQRKNFAGLDEQQKVINDLKAQIATLKKTLDNPEAKALSDKYTEIQKELDAIKAEHDSAFKNLNALRDERTKLHAEQQKKWNAIREIKDNYYKARKAYKEYEDEAWRIRREKQKAQREAFEREKKKKIADKKLEEASRPAYTDEILIAQGLIRHFNPSYDFSTLGLDDKKDQSSAFRAQVGRTVDDSNIKGMKVLKKEDREEDYFVGTGGKKSKKGKKGTANGSPAPGTPAEPTKFNLNVGVIEDFAKVKIDPPMNQSDVPAVIEKLAAKITEWKANQAAKTQENIKKAQEEIKRLEEEEANSDSQRATDHAKKVAIENSGVNGKVSAEAELKQENDAAADVSEELQKASIEDTA; encoded by the exons ATGGCTGCCGCCGCCAATGCCGCTCCTGCCACGGAGCAGAAAGCCAGGCCGACCAAGCCCAACGAGGAGGCTTTCAAGGCTGATCTCGCTCAGGCTGAAAAGGAGCATGCTGCTGTCCAGGAGAAATTG AACCAaatcaaggccaagatcgagAGCGCCAAGCCTAACAACCAGGACTCACCCTCAGCCAAGAGACAACAGGAACTTCGTGCTGAGCTTTCCTCCATTCGTCAAAAGCAGCAGGGATTTAAGGCCTCAAGAACGAGCACccaggagaagatcaatgctCTGGAGTTGACCCTCAAGGCCCGGATCACCGAACAGAATAACTCCCGCACTCGCATGCCATTCAAGAATGTCGAGGACATTGACCGTGAAATCGCCCGTCTCGAGAAGCAAGTCGACTCTGGTACTCTCCGCTTGGTGGACGAGCGCAAGGCCCTCTCCGACATCTCAACTCTTCGTAAGCAGCGCAAGAACTTTGCTGGCTTGGATGAGCAGCAGAAGGTTATCAACGACCTGAAGGCGCAGATTGCTACCCTCAAGAAGACTCTCGACAACCCCGAAGCCAAGGCTCTGAGCGACAAGTACACTGAGATCCAGAAGGAGCTCGATGCCATCAAGGCCGAGCACGACAGTGCCTTCAAGAATCTGAACGCTCTGAGAGACGAGCGCACTAAGCTGCATGCTgagcagcagaagaagtggaaTGCCATCCGTGAGATCAAGGACAACTACTACAAGGCCCGCAAGGCGTACAAGGAGTATGAGGATGAGGCCTGGAGGATCCGCCGGGAGAAGCAAAAGGCCCAGCGTGAGGCCTTTGAGcgcgaaaagaagaagaagattgcgGACAAGAAGCTTGAGGAGGCTTCCCGTCCCGCTTACACCGACGAGATCCTCATCGCGCAAGGTCTTATCCGCCACTTCAACCCGTCCTACGACTTCTCCACCCTTGGTCTTGATGACAAGAAGGATCAGTCTTCCGCTTTCCGTGCTCAAGTCGGTCGTACCGTTGACGACTCCAACATCAAGGGCATGaaggtcttgaagaaggaggacCGTGAGGAAGACTACTTTGTCGGCACTGGcggcaagaagagcaagaagggTAAGAAGGGCACCGCCAATGGCAGCCCTGCTCCCGGAACTCCTGCCGAACCCACCAAGTTCAACCTCAACGTCGGTGTCATCGAGGACTTTGCCAAAGTCAAGATCGACCCTCCTATGAACCAGTCCGATGTTCCTGCTGTTATCGAGAAGCTTGCCGCCAAGATCACCGAGTGGAAGGCGAACCAGGCCGCTAAGACCCAGGAG AACATCAAGAAGGCTcaggaggagatcaagcgtctggaagaggaagaggcgaaCTCTGACAGCCAACGTGCTACCGACCATGCCAAGAAGGTCGCTATTGAGAACAGCGGTGTGAATGGCAAAGTCTCCGCCGAAGCtgagctgaagcaggagaacgATGCCGCCGCAGATGTCTCTGAGGAGCTTCAGAAGGCTTCGATTGAGGATACGGCATGA